Genomic DNA from Plodia interpunctella isolate USDA-ARS_2022_Savannah chromosome 23, ilPloInte3.2, whole genome shotgun sequence:
CGGCGGCCAGATATCCGGCTATCCGGCCAGGTGGTAGGCCGAATATCCGGTATCCGGTATCCGGCCAAACTGCTATCCGTTACATCTCTAGTTAGGATATccttatttacatacatatttttccgTATATGTTATAcccttattatataattttatcaactaCTTCCAGCGAGTCCGGTGAAAGTGGAGTCTCCTCTCCGCAACGGCAGCAGCGAATCTCGAGTGCCCTCTCCCATACCGGAGCGAGAGCCCTCCCCGGAGCCGGAGCCCTGGCAGCCCCTGGAGGACTACAGGGAGCCCCGCGAGTGCACCTGCGGGGAGGAGGAGGAGGACGAGCGCTGCGCAGCGAGGACAGCCAGACTCCGGCCGGTGTTGCCCAGCCACGTCCGCGCGCTGCACTGCGCCCTCCTGCCCGGCATCAACGGCACCAGGGCTCCGCTGGTGCCTCACCAGTACGCCGTGAGGAAGACAGAGGACCCGGAAAGACCTGGACTGTTCAATAGTGTTGTGCCCCTGTATAAATATTCCGATTACGCGGACGATTTTTGCACGAAAAATATGGACCGTGTCCCTTTGTGTACGCATTTGCCGTGGACGGAGTTCGCGCCCGCGCCCCcctcgccgccgccgccccccTCGCCGCCCCCCCTCCGGCCCTATCCCGTCGACGAGCCCGAGGTAGAGATAAAGAAAGAGAAGGAAGAGTTTATGGAGACAGACAGTGAAGTAGATAGGGTGCCGGTCGAAGCGGAAATGGTCGGAATGCCTCGGCTTGAGCCTAGTGATAGGCTGAAACCGCCGATACTGACGCCCGAGGACGAAACTCAGTTCAGTTACAGCGTGAAGAGTGTAAAGAAGATGGAGACGGAGGAGAAATTCGAGTGTTACTCGCCCGAGCATCGAACCGTAGAGCGGACGAAAGACGGCGGGCAGGCGTTGTACGACCAATGCTGTCGAGTGAAAGACTCCATTCCTTATGACTACAAGCAGTTCTCTTCAGCGCCCATGCTGACGCTGCCGGAGGACAGCGCGGCGGTGGCCGGCGCTGTGGCCGCGGCGCTGGCGGAGGCGgaggcgggggcgggggcgggggcgggggcggagAGCGGGAGAGACGATCTGGGGAGGCCGGGGCGCCGGCCGGGGTTCGCGGAGTGGCACGAGTGCGCCCGCGTGGGGGCGCTGCTAGCCCTTCCGTACGTTGTCATCGACTGACACAGTGCCAAACAGCCTCTGTGCGTTCAAGTGTCCTTATGTTTAGATGTAAGTGTACCCCGTG
This window encodes:
- the LOC128680242 gene encoding mediator of RNA polymerase II transcription subunit 26-like isoform X2; its protein translation is MHAVKEIISILERINITKELLETTRLGKHVNELRRKTTDQSLARRAKVLVKRWRDLVIPSVTSPGHTGSNRSSAERAVRRLGGTPLTSPALSRQVVSPAVPSPRPPSRPAWGGYESDSQDVILVDDDPPPHGADTLNAAKRPPSPTPPPDEKKAKRDKKPKKKRGYSRAGSGAEDAEPWAARNGGAERRRNGFRRDHAKVDPYAALVNKMPPAGAKKVKTTKELLQEIQQRAGRAPSPRSPHSPHSPHSPDVMLIEPTSPVKVESPLRNGSSESRVPSPIPEREPSPEPEPWQPLEDYREPRECTCGEEEEDERCAARTARLRPVLPSHVRALHCALLPGINGTRAPLVPHQYAVRKTEDPERPGLFNSVVPLYKYSDYADDFCTKNMDRVPLCTHLPWTEFAPAPPSPPPPPSPPPLRPYPVDEPEVEIKKEKEEFMETDSEVDRVPVEAEMVGMPRLEPSDRLKPPILTPEDETQFSYSVKSVKKMETEEKFECYSPEHRTVERTKDGGQALYDQCCRVKDSIPYDYKQFSSAPMLTLPEDSAAVAGAVAAALAEAEAGAGAGAGAESGRDDLGRPGRRPGFAEWHECARVGALLALPYVVID
- the LOC128680242 gene encoding mediator of RNA polymerase II transcription subunit 26-like isoform X1, with product MSNNAHELSNRLLNALDNNYNVVDMHAVKEIISILERINITKELLETTRLGKHVNELRRKTTDQSLARRAKVLVKRWRDLVIPSVTSPGHTGSNRSSAERAVRRLGGTPLTSPALSRQVVSPAVPSPRPPSRPAWGGYESDSQDVILVDDDPPPHGADTLNAAKRPPSPTPPPDEKKAKRDKKPKKKRGYSRAGSGAEDAEPWAARNGGAERRRNGFRRDHAKVDPYAALVNKMPPAGAKKVKTTKELLQEIQQRAGRAPSPRSPHSPHSPHSPDVMLIEPTSPVKVESPLRNGSSESRVPSPIPEREPSPEPEPWQPLEDYREPRECTCGEEEEDERCAARTARLRPVLPSHVRALHCALLPGINGTRAPLVPHQYAVRKTEDPERPGLFNSVVPLYKYSDYADDFCTKNMDRVPLCTHLPWTEFAPAPPSPPPPPSPPPLRPYPVDEPEVEIKKEKEEFMETDSEVDRVPVEAEMVGMPRLEPSDRLKPPILTPEDETQFSYSVKSVKKMETEEKFECYSPEHRTVERTKDGGQALYDQCCRVKDSIPYDYKQFSSAPMLTLPEDSAAVAGAVAAALAEAEAGAGAGAGAESGRDDLGRPGRRPGFAEWHECARVGALLALPYVVID